Within Petrotoga sp. 9PWA.NaAc.5.4, the genomic segment TGCAAAGAGAGACTGATCGATACTACAGAGGTAGAGTTTTTTCTTTTAGAAGCATGTTTAACAGCATACTAAGACCTATAGGATATATGTTTGTCAGCCTTTTGCTGTTGTTTTTATCTATCAACCAACTGATAATTTCTTATGGAATCATTATAGCTATCCTTTCTCTATTCTACCTACTAATTCCCTATGCATCAAAAAGGGCTAAAGTTGAAGAACAAGGATAAATTAGAATATTATGGTATTTGTTCTTGGGGAAATTTTATAAAGAAGACATTGAGAATCAGTTGAGATGTAAAAAGAGGAATTAAGTCTAAAATTTTTTTTATTTCTATTTTTCCTATATTTTTGGTCTCCTTTCCAATTGCTTTTTTGCTCACTCAAACATCTTTAACGTTTCAACAAGTTCTTCTCTTTCTTTTCCTTCAAAAACATAGAACGAAATTGCTGAGGGAATCCTCTTTAACGTGTATTCCTTCACAAATTGATCGATTTCTTTTGGCACCTTTGGCGTTAATTCTTTTGGTATGTTTTTTATTTCATAATACCTTCCATAGTTCATTATGTACCTTTCTATTATATCTTTTTGTTTTGAATCAAGATTTATATAGTTTTCAATGAACTCTTGTAAGTGTATCTTATTTAAATCTTTCATGAACCTTTTTACAAGGATTTTCCTTAAATTCTTCTTCATTCTTTTTCTCTATTGCATTAGCCATAAGGATAAATCCCTTATCAACAGGATTATTTTCGTAATACAAACTACCTTTTCGTAGTTTTGAAATGTTTCTTTTCTATTCTTTCAATGGCTTCATCGTAATTGATATCCCAATATAATTTCAATATTTCTATATACTCTATTGTTTTATCGTTTAAAGAAATTGATTCAAGATAGTTCATGAATGGTTTTCCAAACTGTCCGTAAGTTGATAACTTGGTAATTAATTTAAAAGCATTTGAATTATCTCCTTATGAATACCTGTTTTTGTTGTACAATTGTCATTTAAAAACAACATAATATTTACTTTTGTTTCAATGTTAACGAGTGAATATACAGTTACTTTTTTATCTTTAAACTATTGTATCATAACCATTATCAAAAAAGGAAAGCAAAAACAGAGTATAAAACACGATAAAAAACATCGAAATTAAAGTTTACATAAGCTTTTTTGATGCAATCTCTGAAAATATATTCCAATCTATATTTGAGTTCGATAAAAAAATCACTTGTTTATCATATGGAAAAGGATATAATAAAAATAGTGAACGGTCTTTTGAGTTTGTAAGAAAAAGTGTTACTCATTACATATTATGTAAAGGGTGAAAAAATTTGTTGTTATTTTAATTAAAATCAAAGAAGATTTTTAGAATCTAACTATTAATCAAACGAATCATTGGAGGTTATTGTATGAACAAATATGCGAAAAGGCTTATAAAATATGGTGTAAAAAATTATAAAAGATATATGATTATCTTATTTCTTTTAGGTGCAGTGACTATCGTATTTGGCTCGCTGAGACCTTTTTTTCTTCAATACTTAATTGACGAAATAATATCACTTCAAAAAGGTAATATCTTACCTTACTTTTTAATTTTTTTGATTGGAGTAGTAGCTTTAGAAAGATTATTCAGTTATTTTTTTAATACTTACCATCGAAAAGTTAACTTTCTAACTATAAAAAATGAACAGATAAAATTATACGATAAAATTCAAAACTCTAAGTTTGTGGAATATTCTAAGATTGAATCAGGGGATATAATGAGTAGACTTTTGTCAGATATTGACGAAATTGCTTACATCATGGCGTTAGTACTACCTACTATGATTTTTAATTTTTTATGGTTATTTGTCATTTCTTTAGTCTTAATTTATCTAAATTGGCAATTATCTTTGATTGTTTTTGTTTCTCTGCCTTTTTATTGGATTATTATAAGAAGTTCGCAATCAAAATTGCAAAACTACTCAAAAACTGAAAGAAAATCATTTGGGAAATTAACTTCTTCAATAAAAGAAAAATTAGATGGACAGTCTGTTATAAGAATATTAGGGAAAGCAAAGTATTTTTTGGATTCAATTTCTAATGATGCTACTAATTGGTCTGAACAGGCAACTAAAGTGGGAATATTTCAAATAACTATCTTAAATATCGCATATTTCATAAATTATATAACACCTGTAATTGTCTTAGGAATTGGAGGATTATTTGCGATAAGAGGAAATATGTCCTTGGGCACTTTAATTGCATTTTATTCTTTTGTACCATGGATTTACGAACCAATTAGCATAATAAATGAGAATTTAGTCCAAATACATAGGGCAGAACCTCTTTCACAAAGGTTCTTTGAAATACTTGATCTCCCAGAAGAAGAAAGTGACGGGATTTTGCCTTTTCCTAAAGATTATGACATAAAATACAATAATGTTTCTTTCACATACAAAGATGAATTAGTTTTAAAAGATATAAACCTATTCATAGATCAAAATGAAAAGATAGCCATAGTTGGAACAAGCGGCTCAGGTAAAAGTACCATGATGAATTTGCTTGTTAGATTGTATGAACCAACAAGTGGAGAAATATTGTTAGAAGATAAAAACCTAAAAGAATATAACCTGCAAGAGATGAGAGAACATATAAAACTGGTAAGAGGAAATGATCCATTATTCAACATGAGTGTGAAAGAAAATATCATGCTTGGAGATGAATTGAGTGATCAAGAGTTCAACAAAGTTGTCAAAAAAGCAAAGGTAGATAAATTCATAGATCTTTTAGATGAAGGATACGATACAGTAGTAG encodes:
- a CDS encoding ABC transporter ATP-binding protein, coding for MNKYAKRLIKYGVKNYKRYMIILFLLGAVTIVFGSLRPFFLQYLIDEIISLQKGNILPYFLIFLIGVVALERLFSYFFNTYHRKVNFLTIKNEQIKLYDKIQNSKFVEYSKIESGDIMSRLLSDIDEIAYIMALVLPTMIFNFLWLFVISLVLIYLNWQLSLIVFVSLPFYWIIIRSSQSKLQNYSKTERKSFGKLTSSIKEKLDGQSVIRILGKAKYFLDSISNDATNWSEQATKVGIFQITILNIAYFINYITPVIVLGIGGLFAIRGNMSLGTLIAFYSFVPWIYEPISIINENLVQIHRAEPLSQRFFEILDLPEEESDGILPFPKDYDIKYNNVSFTYKDELVLKDINLFIDQNEKIAIVGTSGSGKSTMMNLLVRLYEPTSGEILLEDKNLKEYNLQEMREHIKLVRGNDPLFNMSVKENIMLGDELSDQEFNKVVKKAKVDKFIDLLDEGYDTVV